One Symphalangus syndactylus isolate Jambi chromosome 20, NHGRI_mSymSyn1-v2.1_pri, whole genome shotgun sequence DNA segment encodes these proteins:
- the SLC25A35 gene encoding solute carrier family 25 member 35 isoform X1, with protein sequence MDFLMSGLAACGACVFTNPLEVVKTRMQLQGELQAPGTYQRHYRNVFHAFITIGKVDGLAALQKGLAPALLYQFLMNGIRLGTYGLAEAGGYLHTTEGTHSPARSAAAGAMAGVMGAYLGSPIYMVKTHLQAQAASEIAVGHQYKHQGMFQALTEIGQKHGLVGLWRGALGGLPRVIVGSSTQLCTFSSTKDLLNQWEIFPPQSWKLALVAAMMSGIAVVLAMAPFDVACTRLYNQPTDAQGKGLMYRGILDALLQTARTEGIFGMYKGIGASYFRLGPHTILSLFFWDQLRSLYYTYTK encoded by the exons ATGGACTTCTTGATGAGTGGCCTGGCAGCCTGCGGGGCCTGTGTATTCACCAATCCCCTGGAGGTGGTGAAGACCAGGATGCAGTTGCAGGGAGAACTGCAGGCCCCTGGCACATACCAGCGGCACTACCGAAATGTCTTCCATGCCTTCATCACCATCGGCAAGGTGGATGGCCTGGCTGCCCTGCAGAAAGGCCTGGCCCCTGCCCTCTTATACCAGTTCCTGATGAATGGCATCCGACTGGGCACCTATGggctggctgaggctgggggcTACCTGCACACAACTGAAGGCACCCACAGTCCTGCCCGCAGCGCAGCAGCTGGGGCCATGGCTGGGGTCATGGGAGCCTACTTGGGGAGCCCCATCTACATG GTGAAGACACACCTGCAGGCACAGGCAGCCTCAGAAATTGCTGTAGGGCACCAGTATAAGCATCAG GGCATGTTTCAGGCACTAACCGAGATTGGCCAGAAACATGGTCTGGTGGGGTTATGGCGTGGGGCTCTGGGCGGCCTGCCCCGAGTTATCGTCGGTTCCTCCACCCAGCTGTGCACCTTCTCATCCACCAAGGACCTCCTGAACCAGTGGGAG ATCTTTCCTCCCCAGAGCTGGAAGTTGGCGCTGGTGGCTGCCATGATGAGTGGCATTGCAGTTGTCTTGGCCATGGCACCCTTTGATGTGGCCTGCACAAGGCTCTACAACCAGCCCACAGATGCACAGGGCAAG GGCCTCATGTACCGGGGGATACTGGACGCTCTGCTGCAGACAGCTCGGACCGAGGGCATTTTTGGCATGTACAAGGGTATAGGTGCCTCCTACTTCCGCCTCGGCCCCCACaccatcctctccctcttcttctgGGACCAGCTGCGCTCCCTCTACTACACATACACTAAATAA
- the RANGRF gene encoding ran guanine nucleotide release factor isoform X1 — MEPTRDCPLFGGAFSATLPTGAIDVSDLRPVPDNQEVFCHPVTDQSLIVELLELQAHVRGEAAARYHFEDVGGVQGARAVHVESVQPLSLENLALRGCCQEAWVLSGRQQIAKENQQVAKDVTLHQALLRLPQYQTDLLLTFNQPPPDNRSSLGPENLSPAPWSLGDFEQLVTSLTLHDPNIFGPQ, encoded by the exons ATGGAGCCCACGAGAGACTGCCCGCTGTTCGGGGGCGCCTTTTCCGCCACCCTCCCCACGGGGGCCATTGACGTAAG CGATCTCCGACCAGTCCCGGACAATCAAGAAGTTTTCTGCCATCCCGTGACGGACCAGAGCCTGATCGTGGAACTTCTCGAGCTGCAGGCCCACGTGCGGGGCGAAGCGGCTGCGCG GTACCACTTTGAGGATGTTGGTGGCGTGCAGGGGGCTAGGGCTGTCCATGTGGAGTCTGTTCAGCCTCTCAGTTTGGAGAACCTGGCCCTGAGGGGCTGCTGTCAAGAAGCCTGGGTCCTCTCTGGCAGGCAGCAGATAGCTAAGGAAAACCAGCAG GTAGCAAAGGACGTGACACTTCATCAGGCCTTGCTGAGGCTGCCCCAGTACCAGACTGATCTCTTGCTCACCTTCAATCAGCCCCC CCCTGACAACAGGTCATCTCTTGGCCCTGAAAATCTGTCACCTGCACCCTGGAGCCTGGGTGACTTTGAACAGCTGGTGACCAGTCTGACCCTTCATGATCCCAACATCTTTGGTCCCCAGTAA
- the SLC25A35 gene encoding solute carrier family 25 member 35 isoform X2 produces MDFLMSGLAACGACVFTNPLEVVKTRMQLQGELQAPGTYQRHYRNVFHAFITIGKVDGLAALQKGLAPALLYQFLMNGIRLGTYGLAEAGGYLHTTEGTHSPARSAAAGAMAGVMGAYLGSPIYMVKTHLQAQAASEIAVGHQYKHQALTEIGQKHGLVGLWRGALGGLPRVIVGSSTQLCTFSSTKDLLNQWEIFPPQSWKLALVAAMMSGIAVVLAMAPFDVACTRLYNQPTDAQGKGLMYRGILDALLQTARTEGIFGMYKGIGASYFRLGPHTILSLFFWDQLRSLYYTYTK; encoded by the exons ATGGACTTCTTGATGAGTGGCCTGGCAGCCTGCGGGGCCTGTGTATTCACCAATCCCCTGGAGGTGGTGAAGACCAGGATGCAGTTGCAGGGAGAACTGCAGGCCCCTGGCACATACCAGCGGCACTACCGAAATGTCTTCCATGCCTTCATCACCATCGGCAAGGTGGATGGCCTGGCTGCCCTGCAGAAAGGCCTGGCCCCTGCCCTCTTATACCAGTTCCTGATGAATGGCATCCGACTGGGCACCTATGggctggctgaggctgggggcTACCTGCACACAACTGAAGGCACCCACAGTCCTGCCCGCAGCGCAGCAGCTGGGGCCATGGCTGGGGTCATGGGAGCCTACTTGGGGAGCCCCATCTACATG GTGAAGACACACCTGCAGGCACAGGCAGCCTCAGAAATTGCTGTAGGGCACCAGTATAAGCATCAG GCACTAACCGAGATTGGCCAGAAACATGGTCTGGTGGGGTTATGGCGTGGGGCTCTGGGCGGCCTGCCCCGAGTTATCGTCGGTTCCTCCACCCAGCTGTGCACCTTCTCATCCACCAAGGACCTCCTGAACCAGTGGGAG ATCTTTCCTCCCCAGAGCTGGAAGTTGGCGCTGGTGGCTGCCATGATGAGTGGCATTGCAGTTGTCTTGGCCATGGCACCCTTTGATGTGGCCTGCACAAGGCTCTACAACCAGCCCACAGATGCACAGGGCAAG GGCCTCATGTACCGGGGGATACTGGACGCTCTGCTGCAGACAGCTCGGACCGAGGGCATTTTTGGCATGTACAAGGGTATAGGTGCCTCCTACTTCCGCCTCGGCCCCCACaccatcctctccctcttcttctgGGACCAGCTGCGCTCCCTCTACTACACATACACTAAATAA
- the RANGRF gene encoding ran guanine nucleotide release factor isoform X2, translated as MEPTRDCPLFGGAFSATLPTGAIDVSDLRPVPDNQEVFCHPVTDQSLIVELLELQAHVRGEAAARYHFEDVGGVQGARAVHVESVQPLSLENLALRGCCQEAWVLSGRQQIAKENQQP; from the exons ATGGAGCCCACGAGAGACTGCCCGCTGTTCGGGGGCGCCTTTTCCGCCACCCTCCCCACGGGGGCCATTGACGTAAG CGATCTCCGACCAGTCCCGGACAATCAAGAAGTTTTCTGCCATCCCGTGACGGACCAGAGCCTGATCGTGGAACTTCTCGAGCTGCAGGCCCACGTGCGGGGCGAAGCGGCTGCGCG GTACCACTTTGAGGATGTTGGTGGCGTGCAGGGGGCTAGGGCTGTCCATGTGGAGTCTGTTCAGCCTCTCAGTTTGGAGAACCTGGCCCTGAGGGGCTGCTGTCAAGAAGCCTGGGTCCTCTCTGGCAGGCAGCAGATAGCTAAGGAAAACCAGCAG CCCTGA
- the SLC25A35 gene encoding solute carrier family 25 member 35 isoform X3 encodes MDFLMSGLAACGACVFTNPLEVVKTRMQLQGELQAPGTYQRHYRNVFHAFITIGKVDGLAALQKGLAPALLYQFLMNGIRLGTYGLAEAGGYLHTTEGTHSPARSAAAGAMAGVMGAYLGSPIYMGMFQALTEIGQKHGLVGLWRGALGGLPRVIVGSSTQLCTFSSTKDLLNQWEIFPPQSWKLALVAAMMSGIAVVLAMAPFDVACTRLYNQPTDAQGKGLMYRGILDALLQTARTEGIFGMYKGIGASYFRLGPHTILSLFFWDQLRSLYYTYTK; translated from the exons ATGGACTTCTTGATGAGTGGCCTGGCAGCCTGCGGGGCCTGTGTATTCACCAATCCCCTGGAGGTGGTGAAGACCAGGATGCAGTTGCAGGGAGAACTGCAGGCCCCTGGCACATACCAGCGGCACTACCGAAATGTCTTCCATGCCTTCATCACCATCGGCAAGGTGGATGGCCTGGCTGCCCTGCAGAAAGGCCTGGCCCCTGCCCTCTTATACCAGTTCCTGATGAATGGCATCCGACTGGGCACCTATGggctggctgaggctgggggcTACCTGCACACAACTGAAGGCACCCACAGTCCTGCCCGCAGCGCAGCAGCTGGGGCCATGGCTGGGGTCATGGGAGCCTACTTGGGGAGCCCCATCTACATG GGCATGTTTCAGGCACTAACCGAGATTGGCCAGAAACATGGTCTGGTGGGGTTATGGCGTGGGGCTCTGGGCGGCCTGCCCCGAGTTATCGTCGGTTCCTCCACCCAGCTGTGCACCTTCTCATCCACCAAGGACCTCCTGAACCAGTGGGAG ATCTTTCCTCCCCAGAGCTGGAAGTTGGCGCTGGTGGCTGCCATGATGAGTGGCATTGCAGTTGTCTTGGCCATGGCACCCTTTGATGTGGCCTGCACAAGGCTCTACAACCAGCCCACAGATGCACAGGGCAAG GGCCTCATGTACCGGGGGATACTGGACGCTCTGCTGCAGACAGCTCGGACCGAGGGCATTTTTGGCATGTACAAGGGTATAGGTGCCTCCTACTTCCGCCTCGGCCCCCACaccatcctctccctcttcttctgGGACCAGCTGCGCTCCCTCTACTACACATACACTAAATAA
- the SLC25A35 gene encoding solute carrier family 25 member 35 isoform X4, with protein sequence MDFLMSGLAACGACVFTNPLEVVKTRMQLQGELQAPGTYQRHYRNVFHAFITIGKVDGLAALQKGLAPALLYQFLMNGIRLGTYGLAEAGGYLHTTEGTHSPARSAAAGAMAGVMGAYLGSPIYMVKTHLQAQAASEIAVGHQYKHQIFPPQSWKLALVAAMMSGIAVVLAMAPFDVACTRLYNQPTDAQGKGLMYRGILDALLQTARTEGIFGMYKGIGASYFRLGPHTILSLFFWDQLRSLYYTYTK encoded by the exons ATGGACTTCTTGATGAGTGGCCTGGCAGCCTGCGGGGCCTGTGTATTCACCAATCCCCTGGAGGTGGTGAAGACCAGGATGCAGTTGCAGGGAGAACTGCAGGCCCCTGGCACATACCAGCGGCACTACCGAAATGTCTTCCATGCCTTCATCACCATCGGCAAGGTGGATGGCCTGGCTGCCCTGCAGAAAGGCCTGGCCCCTGCCCTCTTATACCAGTTCCTGATGAATGGCATCCGACTGGGCACCTATGggctggctgaggctgggggcTACCTGCACACAACTGAAGGCACCCACAGTCCTGCCCGCAGCGCAGCAGCTGGGGCCATGGCTGGGGTCATGGGAGCCTACTTGGGGAGCCCCATCTACATG GTGAAGACACACCTGCAGGCACAGGCAGCCTCAGAAATTGCTGTAGGGCACCAGTATAAGCATCAG ATCTTTCCTCCCCAGAGCTGGAAGTTGGCGCTGGTGGCTGCCATGATGAGTGGCATTGCAGTTGTCTTGGCCATGGCACCCTTTGATGTGGCCTGCACAAGGCTCTACAACCAGCCCACAGATGCACAGGGCAAG GGCCTCATGTACCGGGGGATACTGGACGCTCTGCTGCAGACAGCTCGGACCGAGGGCATTTTTGGCATGTACAAGGGTATAGGTGCCTCCTACTTCCGCCTCGGCCCCCACaccatcctctccctcttcttctgGGACCAGCTGCGCTCCCTCTACTACACATACACTAAATAA